The genomic interval TTACCAAAAACACCCAACAATTATTGGTGATAATGTTTCAATTGGTCATAATGCCATTGTTCACGGTTGTACGATTCACGACAATGTTTTGATCGGAATGGGGGCAATTGTAATGGATAATTGTATTGTAGAAAGTCATTCTATAATAGGCGCAGGAGCTGTGTTAACTCAAAATACAGTAGTTACTGCTGGTTCTATTTGGGCGGGTGTTCCTGCTAAAAAAGTAAAAGAAATTAGTCAGTCAGATTTTGCTGGTGAAATTGAGCGCATTGCTAATAATTATGTGCTGTATTCTAGTTGGTTTAAAGAAGAGTAATCTTTTATTTAGATGTTTATTTTTTCAAAGAAAGCTGTTTTGTAACTTTCGCTAATTGGAATCCTTTTTTCGTCAATAATCACCTTGTTCTTTTGTATTGATTTTACATGTTTGATATTAATGATGTAAGATCGATGAATTCTTGCAAAACCTTTAGTAGCTAGAGTTTGTTCCAATTTAATGAGGCTAATTAATGTAAGGATGTACTTGTGATCTGTGGTGTGTATTTTTACATAATCTTTCAATCCTTCGATATATAAAATATCAGAATAATTTAATTTTATATTCTCATAATCAGCTTTTACAAACATAAAATCTTGCTCTAATTCAGATGAGACAACGGTATTGATGTTTGTTGTAATGGCTGGTTTGTAGAGTTGTTGTGCTCTTGCAACAGCTTTTAAAAAGCGATTGAATGGGATTGGCTTAACCAAATAGTCCACTGCGCCTAAATTAAAACCTTCTACGGCATAATTTTCATAAGCAGTAGTGAAAATGATTAAAGGTTTTTTATCAATTGCATTTAAAAAGTCAATTCCAGAAAAATGAGGCATTTCAATATCTAAAAAAATTAAGTCCACACTTGTTTGATTTATTACTGATATGGCATCAATAGCATTGTTGAAAGTGGTAACCAATTCAAGTGAGTCA from Flavobacterium ovatum carries:
- a CDS encoding gamma carbonic anhydrase family protein, giving the protein MLIKSVNGVSPQIPDDCYVAENATIVGDVSFGDSCSVWFNAVIRGDVNFIKIGNKVNIQDGAVIHCTYQKHPTIIGDNVSIGHNAIVHGCTIHDNVLIGMGAIVMDNCIVESHSIIGAGAVLTQNTVVTAGSIWAGVPAKKVKEISQSDFAGEIERIANNYVLYSSWFKEE
- a CDS encoding LytTR family DNA-binding domain-containing protein, with the translated sequence MKCVIIDDEPLAVDLIKEFVSRVDSLELVTTFNNAIDAISVINQTSVDLIFLDIEMPHFSGIDFLNAIDKKPLIIFTTAYENYAVEGFNLGAVDYLVKPIPFNRFLKAVARAQQLYKPAITTNINTVVSSELEQDFMFVKADYENIKLNYSDILYIEGLKDYVKIHTTDHKYILTLISLIKLEQTLATKGFARIHRSYIINIKHVKSIQKNKVIIDEKRIPISESYKTAFFEKINI